Genomic segment of Nilaparvata lugens isolate BPH chromosome 6, ASM1435652v1, whole genome shotgun sequence:
atttttaatcaagaAATTGAAACCGGTTgacataaaattcatttttgccaacaagaaattttgtttttgtgaACTGGGTCTACCTTAAATTCTGGGTGTCATCAGAAGAtctaaatataaaattataggtTTATCATAAAACAATCACATCTCAAATTGGTTTTGTGATGCAAACTGAATTCAAAGTGTTGAGTTTTGAATTTGATGGTTGAATCACTGAATTAAAATCCATAGGCATAGATGTACCTAGGCTACatagaagaaaatatatttagaaAACTCTTTTATACCATAGAGAGGAAGCTGGtcttagtttattttttatttatgtttttaaataattagtaGCTTTTAGCTTATAATAAAGAATTAACTGTCCCCACCCAAATAACAACAacaactttcataaggaagtcaACCTAATTTAGAAAAATCAGGTCAATAAGTAGCTAAATGACACcaataaaactataaattttatatgaatggtctaattaaaaacattagacttaaaaataaaaatccttgGAATAATAGCCATGATAATGCTTTACCTTCATCTATTCAAGTAGCAACTGGAGTGGGTTGTCGGTTGTCGTAAGTCGAGGACGATTGGGATGTAGAAGAATTTTAGTCAAAAGATACAAAATTGCATCAAATAACTAAACTCACTGCAATTTATCGCACATTTGAGAACAAGAAACAGGGCTTTTATTACGAGCAATGATGATCCAAAGAGAGATTACTAAAAAACTTTCTGGCGATCCAAATACGGTACTCCGTTGATGGACAAACGAGCATTTAAAAGCATCGTTCTAACAcataatcaaacaataatatcCTGTACAATGAATCATGAAATATATTCACAGATAATATAATCACAAATACTATCCAAAGACGTGAATTACAACCAGAAAATAAGTGATTTCTTTGATTACTTTAGAAGAAACTAGCACAGAACTGGAATTGACTGTCAATAATGGCTGCCATCAGCTGATCGatcaacaaatttcaatttatttcaggGACGAATGTGCATTCTGTAGAAAAAGAGATTTACCTTAtaagttttttttcatatatttgaaaaaaaaataaatttcaatttttttccactcatatttcaaaaaatggATAGTTTAGTAACGTATTGAATGTGAATGCTATTCTAAGATCAACTTTGGAAGAATCAACTGCAAACTGaccatcaataaatttttttctgattaaACTTGTAATTATCCAATTTTCTGATAATATCAAACCTTcacaatagaataaatttattgaatgtttcaattgtgaaattgtTCGCCAAATTTATCCACCATATGGTTGGCAGCAGTGTTTTTGCATGAACGCACGCATCTCATGTCAACGAAACTGAACGTTTGTCACCGTAAATTAggttagaaaaattaaaaacatagtATTCTGACTTTTGAGAAACTACGGTCAATAATGTTATAATTACTTAATTTTGTAGCTAATATTGCATTAAGTGAATTGCTTAACACTGTAGCAAGTTAACCAAAATTTTAGATCAAGAGGTGAGTTATATGTTTGCacaaacttttcaaatttaagATGAgagattaacttgaaaatgttcatgtttattACACAATAGATCTTTGCAAGCTAAGGAAATAAGTGATTATATCAAATTAGACGACAGTTTACAGTACAATCTCTGgtattttaatattcattcagTTAGGCTAACAGTAGTATCTTAGTACCTATTTCATTAAAAGGcctatgttttgatttattaatATGAAACTTTCATCAGCTGTTGAGAAATAAATAcggtaataaataatatcgagtgacctggctggcttaggtctggtgtcagttttcaggtcgcagctgatcaatttcagggcctctgacataacctaacgactgctttttaggcagccgggaccgacggtttaaATACGGTAAATAGGTACCTCACATTTACAGACACACAGACCTTGCCTCCCACAAACCAATTTCCAACACATGAAACCGGGGCCACTATTATGACTATTATGGCGCGGTTAGATCTGACACGGATGACAACAGCTTTAAATTCTGCATGCCACACATGTCCGTCATGTGATGTAGCCACTAACAATAGGACAAGTATGataaacatgtgtgtacacacaagTAAACAACATTTTTTGTGATGGGTTTTTGTATCTTAGATTCTTTTTTTTCCTCGCTGTTCTATTCAAggtatcaatataattattgaaccccaattattaaacaaacaaattatttattcattttcttgtaAAACTGTTGTATCGTAAATTGAtggataaaatttgatttgatttgtaatttcctagttgaccgagcgaagtgaggtctaagattcaagtcgacggtttggcatttctcttaatgtttaaccCTGAAATCCTACACTTACTTTCTAGAAACACGAACCCTACTCTGGGGTACTGGGTTCCCCAAAAACAAAAACTCaacattttgttttaaaaacttaaattttattaaaaaacctCAACTAACAATTTGTTTGGTTTATGTTTATTTCCTTAATAACAATTTAAAGACATATCTGACATTTATTTTACtcataaaaaaagaaaattgaaaaacttacattttcTTGGATACTTTTGTATGGTTTTAGTTTTAAGTCATGTTCACACACTTTATTCCCTGCAATTAGCACAGATAGATAGGGAATGACTTTTACATACAAACATTTTGCACTCAATACACTTTATAGTGGTTTTGACATCTCTGGAACGGGGGCAGATGCAACACCTTCCGGCACGTCGGTTGTCGTTCTCTGCGTGTCTGGGCTCATCGATACCAAGTTGTTCGGCAATCGCAAGGCGAATTCCTCTACGCAGTGTTGGTGTTTGTAGTCTTTCCTCTAACCAAGGCTTCATCAGACCTTCTGCCAGGGTAAATAAAAACTCTACTCTTGGTTGTGGAGTTTGCTTGTTCAGAAAAGTGTTCTCCTTGTAGATGATGTAAGAATTAACACAGGCACTATTCAAGATGCCATAAAAGAGACACACAGGCCATCTTCTTGTTTTCCTACTACAGGAATACTGAGCAGACATTTGATCCAACAAATCCACTCCGCCTTTGGTATTGttataaaagtgaattatttctGGCAGCTTTGAGTTCTGTTGCATGGAGTATCCCTGGTGCATGTTTGATAGTAGAAGTAcattcttattttttttttggtgtaaAGGACACCAATGTCAACTCTCTGTCAAAAGCAAACATTATTGTTCCTTCTGGTCTGCGCTGCAACACTTCTTGAGGTATGTGAGGCTTATTTTTGCGCAGCGTTCCCACCATGGTCAAGTTGTATTTACTCAGCATGTCGTTGAATAGAGGGACTGAACTGAACCAATTATCAACAGTAATATTTCTATTACTGCCTTGAATGGTTTCTGataatttttccacaaaaaatgCAGCTTGTGGTTGTCCTCctgtattcatttttttcccAGTGTATGGGATGGCATTGATCAAATAACCATTAGAGTTGCAGAGCATGACCAACTTCAAACCATATTTTGCTGGTTTATTTGGGATATACATACGGAACCGTGAATTCCCTCGAAAAGCCAGGAGCTGTTCATCAATACAACAGTACGGTCCAGGGATGTAATACTCCTTACAATGTTCAATAAACTTATCCCATACCTCTCGAATTGGTGCAAGGGCGTCAATTTCCTTTCGAGCGTCTCGCGTTAACTTGTCATCAAATCGTAATGTGTTGATTAAAAACTCAAATCTTGCTAAGGGCATTACAGTTCTGGTGATGCGAAGGCCCCTACTTTCGTGCCAAAGAACTTTTGTAGACGTGTGGTTGTGATTTAATGCTCCAAAATAAATCAAGAGTCCGAGTAAGGCTCTAACTTCTTTATTAGTAGTCTCTTTGGTAAAAGTTGAATCATTGTAGTTTACTTTTTGAATTAAAATCTCTTGATTTGTGTACTTTACAATTGCATCGATTATGGTTTCATTTACAAATAAGGAAAACAGATTTTCAGCATTCGTAACACCCCGAGCAGCTCCAGCAGGTcgggatttcatgaaaattatgtttCGTCGAGGGGTTCGACCAGCTCTTTTTGGAGGTTTGGTTGACCATCTATACTTATTTTTGCCTACCAGTTGTTTTTTTTTAGGCCTAATAATATAATCAGGTAAGTTTTGCATTGTATCCTCACCTTGACtaccttcttcttttctttcattttcttcactttctttctcctcttcttcacctTGTTCTGCAGTAGAAGTTCCAGGTTGTAAGTCTGCCTCATTTATTCTTTGTTTTTTACTTGGTCTTTGGGTTTCATCATCTGTATCTTCTTCACTAGAAGGAGGTATATATTCGTCTTCAGATGCATCAGGGGAAAAAACATCCGGAAGGACATCATCGTCTTCAACAACATCAGTTCCCCCCTCACCATCAGATACATCTTCAAAGTTATCAGTGATATTtgtttcattataaattaaatcTGACTCAGACCTAAATAACTCTGCTAAAATTTCATCGTCTGTGAGTTTTTTATCCATAGCTACCAAAACGAACACAAATAACAcaagtaataaaaaaattaagccACAATTGAAAATGTAAACACACCACAAAAAACTTGCATTAACCCTACACTGGGGTACTGGGTGCCCCAAAACCAGTTTACAGCTCAAGCCTGATACACTACGTGTGCGACAACAACAGCCACTGATTGACTGTCAAGGCCAATGAAAAGTCATGGCAGGTGAGCGCCGTCAGGGTTGCCAACACCGAGTTACAGCAAAAACAAAATTCCCTGGGGCACTCAGTACCCCAGTGTAGGGTTCCAGggttaaatgtttatatgttgcgcatttacggcgaaacgcggtaatagattttcatgaaatttgacaggtacctatgttccttttttaattgcgcgtcgacttatatacaaggttataggaaatttttcatttcaaggataataaaaaaggaaaaagcagcctccttcatacgccaatattaaagtgaaaatcagactatagaattattcatcataaatcagctgacaagtgattacacaaacgtgtggagaagccagtctattgctgtatttccataaggtacttgtggatgagaatactgcgtcaggtctactgttcacagaactactagtagtttattcattttatgttagaagctgatgtcaaacagctgttttttgttCAAAGTCTCTCACTGATGTCACATCATGCACGACcagcatgtgtgtacacacatgttcacaCTTGTCTTGAGAGTGGTCACTTTGATCATAAACATGTGTGTACATGCATGTTcatcatacacacacacatcaagCATTTTTTGTCATCAGCGGGAGGCTTCTAACATGGAATAAAcaacaaataacaataaataaaccaatgaaaactacaaattataatattagaaaaataattcaatcgagaaaacaaacaaaaaatcgGTGATaaaaaaaccaattttctgGTAGCCTTTTGCTGTGATGACGCCATGTGTATCTACCATTAGTGCTTAGCCTGAGGCGAGATATAGTGATACCTaaggaagatatcccatggtataggtcgttcatgttcaattttaactcaagccgattgcattcgactactgtctattattactggtgtaaaggtgcgtacatatatacgcgccgcgaacatgagcaattcacttttaatcagctgattatatctgtatttttacagaaacggtaagatacagatataaaaagcttgacatcagatgattaaaagtgaattgctcgtgttcgcggtgcgtaaatcTATACGCATATTTAGATCGGCACAGCAGagaaactaccagcgtcacatagcttcaccaaaatcAACTAATAAgactataggcttgagttaactgtgaaatttggaacataaactacctgggatatcttcttatgatatcttttctctatggtgattCAAATTCTTGATTCTGCCTgaatttttttacaatgtataagctcgtcaaaattaaaaaaaaatacagtgtACATAATAAGATACATAACACAATATGAAGAATAACAATAGCTCAGAGTATGTATATACAAGTAGGTTAACAGGGAGATTGACAAGAATAGTAACAGCATTCACATAGATGAACCACCTTACAGTACACAACTTAGTCCAAAATCAGGAGCAGCCCTTTTATTGAACACTCAAAGTATTTAGTCAATGAATTGTTCTcttcatcaatttattcttcacaaatttcttgaatttcattttggCAGCTCTTCAACAGCTGAGGAaagattattgtaaatttttatcaGCTGAAATAGGTGACTGCCCCTTGTTTTAGAAAGCCTTACCTGTTGGATTGAAATATCATTTCTATGCCGGGTTGTGTATTCATGTTTGTTTCCCTGACATGAGTGAGATTCTAAATTAGTTTTGACATGCAGCAAGCTactcattatgaaaattgaagggAATGTCAATATACTGTCTTCGAAAGCTTTCTCTGCATATGACTCTCTGTTTCTCAAGTTGTATAACACTCTCATTGCCTTTTTTTCCATATGAACACTTTTGAAGCATGACAAGAATTACCCCATAGGCGAATACCATAGGATATGAGGGAATGAAAAAGTCCATAGTATGCAAGTACCAAAGAATCAGAGTTCAATGACTTGAGTCTTCTAAGTAAAAAGACAACACGAGAGAGTCTCTTACACAATCCTATGATGTGAGGCTCGCAACTCAAACTTCTCTCCAAAGTGAAACCCAACATTCTGACCTGATGCTTAATattattgggccatatgaataaagttgagcatttgctcatacttctaagatatggagcatttgcttcattttcaatgaataaacatgagcaaaaccttttgctcatgctcataaagaaaatagtttgagcatttgctcaaaagtaaaagcgtttgctcaaaattgtatgaataaactagagcatttgctcaaattttgaagcaaatgctacaaaaaaggtgagtctagtctagagcagcttatcactttttgctcatagtaaaatggctcaactaattcgtatgagaaagaaaaaactataccagatacgatcacaaccaatagttgaaaactataaaactttTTAGATTCatccatgatatatatcactatTATCCCTAcagaagaataaatacaaaaaatagttAGCTACCTTATATAAAGATagtcatcacaaaataggaaataggtatttaagaagatgagagtgtagacgattataaggaGGCTATTTTGGAGGCTAAAAATAGcaatcacaaaataggaaataggtatttaagaagatgagagtgtagacgattataaggaggctattgatattataagaatatgctgatgattattatagatgacattttttcacgctattatttcaaaattctaaactcaactaacctaaaactctattcataaatagaaaacagagaagacgacgcaaacacaagcggtgctccctacttgcatatttagcgcttccgtgagctatgaaaaaaagtaaggctacaaaagcgaatcagctgattaaaaatctttaaattacgtgagcatttgctccagagttcaggagcataaggtaagagtatacggtaaagcttattcatataaaaaggagcaaatgcttttgcttctaccttttgctcatgagcaaaaccttatcctccatgctcttgctcatgagcatttgctctggttttattcatatgggccaatgtcTTCTGGAATATTCCTTAAAGAGAAGCAGATACATTCAGTTTTGCTATCATTGATGATTAGATTATTAGACTCAAACCATGATTTAGCATGGTTTATccgtattcttatgtttttatAATGTTGCAGGAGCGATGGACCCCGAAATGCTGGCCAGACTGATACCGCAGGGCAAGGAGACAGTGCGACCGGCCTGCAAGAAGTGCGGCTACTCGGGTCACCTCACCTACCAGTGCCGCAACTTCATCAAGGTCGACCCCAACAAGGACATAGTGCTGGATGTCAGCAGCACCAGCAGTGACACCGAGGAAGAGTACACCACCCCGCTCACCACGCTCAGGGACCAGGAGCTGCGAGCCAAACTCAAGGAAGCTAGGAAGAAAGCGAAGCTCAAGAAGAAAAAAgccaagaaaaagaagaggttGAAGGAGAAAATCAAGAAGAAGCACAAGGAGCGACGACGGTCGACTTCGTCGTCTGGGTCGACAGCCGAATCCGAGGACGACAGTTCGTCGGGTAGCAGTGACGAACGTGAGAAACGTCGCAAAAAGTCGTCGAAAAAACGGAAAAAGTCGAAGAAGAAACGGTCGAAACGTAGGAGTTCCGATAGTGGAAGTGATTCAGATTGATGTCGAAATGCGCAAAATGTTTAAGAAAAACGGTCGAAACGTAGGAGTTGAatctgtgcaaaggctaaaaataaactatctactggtgatattttacaaagtttttctatttgtatatcatcaagctatcaaaatgaaaaagttttctcaggtaaacattttttttccgaccattactttttgatatatgagcgcctaaagtttaaatttttgggacagggcatttcaaattcggtaagagataaatcaatgagattcagaggataaatgtATTCAGAGGATAGAGTTACTTATGGtagattg
This window contains:
- the LOC111057418 gene encoding protein SREK1IP1-like; translated protein: MDPEMLARLIPQGKETVRPACKKCGYSGHLTYQCRNFIKVDPNKDIVLDVSSTSSDTEEEYTTPLTTLRDQELRAKLKEARKKAKLKKKKAKKKKRLKEKIKKKHKERRRSTSSSGSTAESEDDSSSGSSDEREKRRKKSSKKRKKSKKKRSKRRSSDSGSDSD